The Paenibacillus sp. MBLB1832 genome has a window encoding:
- a CDS encoding RNA polymerase sigma-70 factor — MVATYKPLLFALAYRMLGSVMDAEDAVQETFLYANEKGLTHVHNPKAYLCKIVTNRCIDTLRSASKKREVYVGPWLPEPLLHDTADDHAPDLAYIHKESLSTAYLLLLQQLLWVERAVFLLREVLDYDYEEIADVVGKSSTNCRQIFRRAKRAISVPSERGGESIKQPVREQTAAVVEQFVQALASGNIAGLLAIVKSDAILYSDGGGKVNAAINPIVGAQRIVMFLAGLRAKAPEGYHFKLTQINGQMGIAAYVHEQPYNVMTFRIEHGQIQAMYNVLNPDKLRHLASH, encoded by the coding sequence ATGGTTGCAACCTATAAACCGCTGCTTTTCGCCTTGGCGTATCGGATGCTTGGCAGTGTGATGGATGCCGAGGATGCTGTTCAGGAAACCTTTCTGTATGCCAATGAAAAAGGTTTGACCCATGTTCACAATCCGAAGGCTTATTTATGCAAAATCGTGACCAACCGCTGCATCGACACCCTGCGCTCCGCCAGCAAAAAGAGGGAAGTCTATGTAGGCCCCTGGCTGCCAGAGCCGCTCCTTCACGATACCGCAGACGACCATGCGCCAGATCTGGCGTATATTCATAAAGAATCTCTTTCCACGGCATACCTTCTGCTACTGCAGCAGCTTTTGTGGGTGGAGCGCGCTGTATTCCTGCTTCGCGAGGTGCTGGACTACGACTATGAGGAGATTGCGGATGTGGTAGGCAAAAGCAGCACGAATTGCCGGCAAATTTTCCGGCGAGCCAAGCGTGCGATCAGCGTCCCCTCCGAGCGGGGCGGCGAATCAATCAAACAGCCTGTGCGGGAACAAACCGCAGCGGTCGTGGAACAATTCGTGCAAGCACTCGCGTCGGGGAACATCGCTGGGCTGCTTGCGATTGTCAAATCGGATGCCATTCTCTATTCCGATGGCGGCGGCAAGGTGAATGCAGCGATCAATCCGATTGTTGGTGCGCAGCGTATCGTTATGTTCCTAGCAGGCCTGCGGGCCAAAGCGCCAGAAGGCTACCATTTCAAGCTTACGCAGATTAATGGACAGATGGGTATTGCAGCTTATGTTCACGAACAACCGTATAATGTGATGACGTTCCGTATCGAGCACGGGCAGATTCAGGCCATGTATAATGTCTTAAATCCGGATAAACTGAGACACCTTGCTTCCCATTGA
- the bcp gene encoding thioredoxin-dependent thiol peroxidase has translation MKKEKEAAASKRKAPSFSLQASNGEKVSLADYKGRKVVLYFYPQDNTPTCTQQSCDFRDYNGRFAELGVEVIGISPDEMKSHDKFIAKYELPFLLLSDPDHKVAEKYGVWALKKLYGREYMGIVRSTFLINEKGWIVREWSKVKIKNHVQSVLDAVVEMG, from the coding sequence TTGAAGAAAGAGAAAGAAGCCGCAGCGAGCAAACGTAAGGCACCGTCCTTTTCGCTGCAGGCATCCAATGGAGAAAAAGTTTCATTAGCCGACTACAAGGGACGCAAAGTCGTCCTTTACTTTTACCCACAAGACAACACACCGACTTGCACCCAGCAATCTTGCGATTTCCGCGACTACAATGGTAGATTTGCAGAGCTAGGTGTGGAAGTGATCGGCATCTCACCAGACGAGATGAAATCGCACGATAAATTTATCGCGAAGTACGAGCTGCCGTTTCTGCTGCTTTCGGACCCCGACCATAAGGTAGCGGAGAAGTACGGCGTATGGGCATTGAAAAAACTGTATGGCCGCGAATATATGGGCATCGTGAGATCGACCTTTTTGATCAATGAGAAGGGCTGGATCGTGAGAGAGTGGAGTAAAGTGAAGATTAAGAACCATGTGCAGAGTGTGTTGGATGCCGTGGTGGAGATGGGTTAG
- a CDS encoding polysaccharide deacetylase, translating into MRLQLQSSKINKVRFHFIMVACLLVSLCVGMLPARAAESGEAQAAGQAVQDVYQQLQAGKRLRPESTYVTPEQPTVYLTFDDGPSKLTNQVLDILDKEDVKATFFVLGEQAKSHPNELKRIVKDGHAIGNHTYNHVYKELYSDFQTFWMQISRTEDMIDDIVGIRPQLVRAPGGTATNFDANYYYLMEQAGYIVHDWNVDSGDSKRANVPVNEIWQTVKASPLEHEINILFHDGTGHDSSVEVLPKVISYYKQLGYAFAPLTDKVKPKQFSITKPKWSRTMSLKHFQDLLGQTQAYATAHPSAAEIARREAEQLLAQKAKAEAEEKAIAKQKAEAEAARQAALPLQVHVQGGGTFSIESSHYQLQANRIELPLRYLIEKMGGSVEWQPDTRSAVAHYGIYDMDYDLTNRSIHLFTLGRPVASYYLADMTMQNSQIIVPLRKTIDLLGGRVTDAVMDANSREVSLALRPFFYWKENNSLVPTTLFAMGY; encoded by the coding sequence ATGCGTTTACAGCTGCAGTCTTCGAAGATTAACAAGGTACGGTTTCACTTCATCATGGTTGCTTGTTTGCTAGTTTCACTTTGTGTAGGCATGCTGCCAGCGCGGGCAGCGGAGAGTGGGGAGGCTCAAGCTGCGGGACAAGCTGTACAGGACGTGTACCAACAGCTGCAAGCAGGGAAGAGACTGAGACCCGAGAGTACATATGTTACACCAGAACAACCTACCGTTTATTTAACGTTTGATGATGGTCCGAGCAAGCTGACAAATCAGGTGCTCGACATTTTAGATAAGGAAGACGTGAAGGCGACGTTTTTCGTGCTAGGCGAGCAAGCGAAGTCGCATCCAAATGAGCTCAAAAGAATTGTGAAAGACGGTCATGCCATTGGCAATCATACCTATAATCATGTGTATAAAGAGCTTTACAGCGATTTTCAAACGTTTTGGATGCAAATTAGCCGCACGGAAGACATGATCGACGATATCGTCGGCATCAGGCCGCAATTGGTGCGTGCGCCGGGCGGGACGGCAACGAATTTCGATGCCAATTATTATTATCTGATGGAACAAGCGGGTTACATCGTGCATGACTGGAACGTGGACAGCGGAGATTCGAAGCGGGCGAATGTGCCCGTGAATGAGATCTGGCAAACGGTGAAAGCCTCACCGCTGGAGCATGAAATTAATATTTTGTTCCACGATGGCACGGGTCACGATTCTTCGGTTGAGGTCCTGCCCAAAGTCATTAGCTACTATAAACAGTTAGGCTATGCCTTCGCACCGCTGACCGACAAGGTCAAACCAAAGCAGTTCAGCATCACGAAGCCCAAATGGTCGCGCACTATGAGCTTGAAGCATTTCCAAGATCTGCTGGGGCAGACGCAGGCTTACGCCACTGCACATCCAAGTGCTGCGGAGATCGCAAGGAGAGAAGCGGAGCAGCTTCTCGCACAGAAAGCGAAGGCAGAGGCCGAAGAGAAAGCAATAGCGAAGCAGAAGGCGGAAGCCGAAGCAGCTAGACAAGCTGCGTTACCGTTGCAGGTGCATGTGCAAGGCGGGGGGACTTTTTCCATAGAGTCATCCCATTATCAATTGCAGGCGAATCGAATCGAGCTGCCTCTGCGTTATTTGATCGAGAAGATGGGCGGAAGCGTCGAGTGGCAACCAGATACCCGATCAGCCGTGGCTCACTACGGCATCTATGATATGGACTACGATTTGACGAATCGGAGCATTCATCTTTTTACACTTGGGAGGCCTGTGGCTTCCTATTATCTCGCAGATATGACGATGCAGAATAGTCAAATTATCGTTCCTTTGCGCAAAACAATCGATTTGCTAGGCGGACGTGTTACGGATGCCGTGATGGACGCGAATTCTCGCGAAGTGTCATTGGCGCTGCGGCCTTTCTTCTATTGGAAAGAAAATAATAGTCTAGTTCCTACTACGCTATTTGCTATGGGCTATTAA
- a CDS encoding AAA family ATPase, with protein sequence MASKTRIFDQPQPLVERMIMNVEKVIVGKRETIERAFIAMLSGGHLLLEDVPGVGKTMLARALARTIGCEFKRIQCTPDLLPSDVTGVSVFNVKTGEFEFRPGPLMTSVVLADECNRTSPKTQSAFLEAMEEQRVTIDGASYELPKPFVVIATQNPMEYEGTYALPEAQMDRFMMKLSLGYPSQDQEILMLDRLQDRHPLEGLKPVIVQDEFVQLQKEAAMVHVDNTLKEFIVRLALATRNHADFYIGASPRASYALMRAAQTAAYVQGRSFVVPDDIKEFVLPVWTHRLILTSDARMTGKSAATILQGILDSMQAPVLRYVTAK encoded by the coding sequence ATGGCATCGAAAACACGCATCTTCGATCAACCCCAGCCTCTTGTGGAACGGATGATCATGAACGTAGAGAAAGTGATAGTGGGAAAGAGAGAAACGATAGAGAGAGCTTTCATTGCGATGTTGAGCGGTGGACATCTTTTGCTGGAGGACGTTCCCGGTGTAGGCAAAACGATGTTGGCACGCGCACTGGCACGAACGATTGGCTGCGAGTTTAAGAGAATTCAATGCACGCCTGATTTACTGCCTTCGGATGTGACCGGTGTCTCTGTGTTTAATGTAAAAACAGGTGAATTTGAATTTCGCCCAGGGCCGTTAATGACGTCCGTGGTGCTAGCCGATGAGTGCAACCGAACTTCGCCGAAGACGCAGTCCGCGTTCTTGGAAGCGATGGAGGAGCAGCGGGTGACCATTGATGGCGCCAGTTATGAGCTGCCGAAGCCGTTCGTTGTGATCGCCACGCAAAATCCAATGGAGTACGAAGGTACGTATGCGCTGCCGGAGGCGCAGATGGATCGTTTTATGATGAAGCTGTCGCTCGGGTACCCGTCGCAGGATCAGGAAATTCTGATGCTGGACCGGTTGCAGGACCGTCACCCGCTGGAGGGGTTGAAGCCTGTCATTGTGCAGGATGAGTTCGTTCAGTTGCAGAAGGAAGCGGCCATGGTTCATGTGGATAACACGTTAAAAGAATTTATTGTGCGCTTGGCCTTAGCAACGCGGAATCATGCAGATTTCTACATTGGCGCAAGTCCGAGGGCTTCCTATGCCTTAATGCGGGCTGCGCAGACGGCGGCGTATGTGCAAGGAAGAAGTTTTGTTGTACCCGATGATATCAAAGAGTTCGTACTGCCGGTTTGGACACATCGGCTAATTCTGACATCCGACGCTCGGATGACGGGCAAGTCTGCGGCAACGATTCTCCAAGGCATTCTCGACAGCATGCAAGCGCCTGTTCTTCGCTATGTCACGGCGAAGTAG
- a CDS encoding DUF58 domain-containing protein, whose amino-acid sequence MKSWGKTTLLFAACVGSIYLAYQQGGVGAWYLGICLSLIWIQAGFFYVFALKGLQVNRHLSSNVLVSGDDLTIVLEIKHQSPVPLPWLVVKETWMHEGSGMKLSYSKLLFPWFQRTCVLPYRITHLLRGSYRFAHLEAVTGDLFGFAVRKMVREDLQRYIVYPRPDALDRRGMEFQSDEGDVSNKRGPKAETPLISGVRDYASGDPYHRIHWKSSARLSRLMTKDPEPTASTKWMLLLDSAPAAGPAEAAQPLLEKGVALAAGFFEAAASGRESCGFACSSSTTRRIAPTIRPDLTLAYEVLASVGGKPALPFPDLVRKEAADLPPEASMLCITSTLDTALVRAVADARARRRAVHVIYVHARPSLSVAEREGASQLQAAGCSFTEVPHPQSQWPVQGGVADATA is encoded by the coding sequence ATGAAAAGCTGGGGAAAAACGACACTCTTATTCGCGGCTTGTGTAGGTTCGATCTATTTGGCTTATCAGCAAGGCGGCGTAGGAGCCTGGTATTTAGGCATCTGTTTGTCCTTGATCTGGATTCAAGCCGGATTCTTCTATGTGTTTGCGTTAAAAGGTTTGCAGGTCAATCGCCACCTATCCAGCAATGTGCTGGTCTCGGGCGATGATTTGACCATTGTATTGGAAATCAAGCATCAATCGCCTGTGCCTCTCCCGTGGTTAGTCGTGAAAGAAACCTGGATGCATGAAGGAAGCGGGATGAAGCTCTCCTACAGCAAGCTGTTGTTCCCATGGTTCCAACGTACGTGTGTGCTCCCTTACAGGATCACACATCTCCTGCGAGGCAGTTACCGATTTGCTCATTTGGAGGCGGTGACGGGGGATCTTTTTGGTTTTGCTGTTCGTAAAATGGTGCGGGAAGATCTGCAGCGCTATATCGTGTACCCACGACCAGACGCGTTGGATCGAAGGGGGATGGAGTTCCAGTCCGATGAGGGCGACGTCTCAAACAAGCGCGGGCCAAAAGCGGAAACGCCGCTGATCAGCGGCGTCCGCGATTATGCCAGCGGTGATCCGTATCACCGCATCCACTGGAAATCATCCGCCCGGCTCAGCCGGCTGATGACTAAAGACCCCGAGCCCACCGCCTCCACGAAGTGGATGCTGCTGCTCGACAGCGCGCCTGCGGCGGGTCCAGCTGAGGCGGCGCAGCCGCTGCTGGAGAAGGGCGTCGCCCTCGCGGCGGGCTTCTTCGAAGCTGCCGCCTCCGGGCGCGAGAGCTGCGGCTTCGCCTGCAGCTCCTCCACCACAAGGCGAATCGCGCCGACGATTCGCCCCGACCTGACGCTCGCGTACGAAGTGCTCGCGAGCGTGGGCGGCAAGCCCGCCCTGCCCTTTCCTGACCTCGTCAGGAAAGAGGCGGCGGACTTGCCGCCTGAGGCGTCGATGCTGTGCATCACATCGACGCTGGATACGGCGCTGGTGCGCGCGGTAGCCGACGCGCGCGCCAGGCGCCGAGCCGTGCACGTGATCTACGTGCACGCGCGGCCGTCCCTCTCGGTCGCAGAGCGAGAGGGGGCTTCCCAGCTGCAAGCCGCAGGCTGCAGCTTCACGGAAGTGCCGCATCCGCAGAGCCAGTGGCCTGTGCAAGGGGGTGTAGCGGATGCAACCGCTTGA
- a CDS encoding transglutaminase-like domain-containing protein: protein MQPLEHRRRSHSLASHTSTNSPAPSRADRSRSSTPGSGRSQARSRASSSGSGATRIPSKLIFRADHAAVVQPHLFRDGLLSLLLLLLLSEWLRPLAWMADASMPIGPLLVVFGLCLAIDCFRVPYSWGWLAKCIIIVVFIGYLFDREQLVSGGWLMEVMRTFAQDIAYLVQGHLDVISGEMRTLLFLFGWSLLLSVVQALMLQRQHSLWLVMATVLYLVGIQLLLGADTTQGMIRTLCYGLLLMALLNLSRIEQTFRVTSTRAGNYMQWLMASLLIVGVLTGVGWLSAKQTDAAPLMKPISWWHWYDRLFELYNEETGSTPAIATSGYGLNDMALGGPLQVDTTPIFTARTPILTYWRGESKSVYDGKGWTEPNPYLVSFAASTPASAAPVIKQEILLSGKSLNKQLFAGGQLLSVDKLLTEKGKQLASDTLLMSKASGKTVLPEIAEPLSYYQITVQPVTEDPTLLNADSGAYPADITNAYLQLPSSLPRTVRSLAEQVTLNRETPYAKAVAIEQYLSHTYTYSLEKPTLPTRSEDFVSHFLFVDRVGYCDHFSTAMVVMLRSVGVPARWVKGFAPGTAQGGYDDEGLQDVIVRNLDAHAWVEVYFPSVGWVPFEPTPGYSAISADLPRDAMTAAMKEPSTGAVKHTAVSDSLIARSNQWVQTAKNNLVHLVKAYRSSVFYAVSCLVLLMGLAAILRRQGYLLPSRGRSSTYNTEAENVHPLTPYMDRLWRQLFRKYGVKPANQTVREYVMGLPVPQRDRQQALLTFAQIYESVRYDPARAMTYSKREITAIWKAIQKSQ, encoded by the coding sequence ATGCAACCGCTTGAACATCGCCGGCGCTCTCATTCTTTGGCATCACATACGAGCACGAATTCTCCAGCGCCATCCCGCGCTGACCGCTCGCGCTCAAGCACTCCCGGCTCTGGCCGTTCACAGGCCCGTTCACGGGCTAGTTCGTCGGGTTCGGGCGCAACGCGCATCCCGTCCAAGCTCATCTTTCGCGCCGATCATGCGGCGGTTGTTCAACCGCATTTGTTTCGAGACGGCCTGCTCTCCTTGCTGCTCTTACTGCTGCTCTCCGAATGGCTGCGCCCGCTAGCGTGGATGGCAGATGCGTCCATGCCAATAGGACCGCTGCTTGTTGTATTTGGGCTTTGCCTGGCCATAGATTGCTTCAGAGTCCCCTATAGTTGGGGGTGGCTGGCCAAGTGTATCATCATTGTTGTGTTTATTGGCTATCTGTTTGACCGAGAGCAATTGGTCAGCGGTGGATGGCTCATGGAAGTCATGAGAACCTTTGCGCAGGACATTGCCTATCTCGTCCAAGGTCACTTAGACGTGATTAGCGGAGAAATGCGTACGCTTCTTTTCTTGTTCGGCTGGTCGTTGCTGCTCTCCGTTGTTCAAGCCTTGATGCTCCAGAGACAGCACAGCCTCTGGTTGGTCATGGCTACCGTTTTGTATTTGGTCGGCATCCAACTTTTGTTAGGGGCGGACACGACACAAGGGATGATCCGCACACTGTGCTATGGACTGCTCTTGATGGCGCTGCTCAATCTATCGAGGATTGAACAGACCTTTCGTGTGACTTCGACACGTGCGGGGAACTACATGCAATGGTTGATGGCTAGTCTACTCATCGTGGGAGTGCTAACGGGTGTTGGTTGGTTATCGGCCAAACAGACAGACGCTGCGCCGTTGATGAAGCCAATCTCCTGGTGGCATTGGTATGATCGTTTATTTGAACTGTATAACGAAGAAACAGGAAGCACCCCTGCTATAGCTACCTCAGGCTACGGGTTGAATGATATGGCGCTTGGAGGTCCACTCCAGGTGGACACAACGCCGATTTTCACAGCACGAACACCGATCCTCACCTATTGGCGCGGCGAGTCCAAAAGCGTCTACGACGGCAAAGGCTGGACCGAGCCTAATCCTTATTTGGTCAGCTTCGCAGCTTCTACACCAGCTTCAGCCGCTCCCGTAATCAAGCAGGAAATCCTGCTGAGCGGTAAATCGCTGAACAAGCAGCTATTTGCAGGCGGTCAATTACTGAGCGTGGATAAGCTGCTGACCGAGAAAGGGAAGCAGCTTGCCTCCGACACGCTGCTGATGTCCAAGGCTAGCGGGAAAACCGTGCTGCCAGAAATTGCAGAACCTCTGTCGTATTACCAAATCACCGTCCAGCCTGTCACGGAAGACCCGACCTTGCTGAACGCGGACTCGGGAGCCTATCCTGCGGATATCACAAACGCCTACCTGCAATTGCCGTCATCGCTGCCGCGAACTGTGCGGAGCTTGGCGGAGCAGGTGACATTAAACCGCGAAACGCCGTATGCCAAGGCCGTCGCGATCGAGCAATATTTGAGCCATACCTATACCTATAGTCTCGAAAAGCCGACCCTGCCCACTCGCAGTGAAGATTTCGTCAGCCATTTCCTGTTCGTCGATCGGGTAGGGTATTGTGATCATTTTTCCACGGCCATGGTCGTGATGCTTCGTTCGGTGGGCGTGCCAGCGCGGTGGGTCAAAGGCTTTGCACCGGGCACCGCGCAAGGCGGCTACGATGATGAGGGGCTTCAGGATGTGATTGTCCGCAATCTAGATGCGCATGCGTGGGTGGAGGTTTATTTCCCTTCCGTGGGATGGGTTCCATTCGAACCGACGCCAGGCTATTCAGCGATATCCGCAGATCTCCCGAGAGATGCGATGACTGCAGCCATGAAGGAGCCATCAACTGGTGCGGTGAAGCATACCGCGGTCTCTGATTCCTTAATCGCTCGTTCGAATCAATGGGTGCAAACAGCGAAGAATAATCTGGTCCATTTGGTAAAGGCTTATAGAAGCAGCGTTTTTTATGCTGTTAGCTGTCTCGTGTTGTTGATGGGGTTAGCGGCCATTCTTCGTCGCCAAGGCTATCTGCTTCCTAGCAGAGGACGCTCGTCTACCTACAACACAGAAGCCGAGAACGTACATCCGCTTACTCCTTATATGGATCGTTTGTGGCGGCAGTTATTCCGCAAATACGGAGTCAAACCGGCGAACCAAACCGTACGCGAATACGTGATGGGACTCCCTGTGCCCCAGCGTGACCGACAGCAGGCGCTGCTGACTTTTGCCCAAATCTATGAAAGTGTTCGCTATGATCCGGCTCGCGCCATGACGTATTCGAAACGGGAAATTACAGCGATTTGGAAAGCGATTCAAAAGTCACAGTAA
- the guaA gene encoding glutamine-hydrolyzing GMP synthase, giving the protein MSKPSEMIVVLDFGGQYNQLIARRIRDLGVYSELLPHNTSVDKIRELNPKGIVFSGGPASVYGEGAPAVDAGVYDLGIPILGICYGMQLIAHQLNGKVEAAHTREYGKADLVFSSENPLVKGLDAQQTVWMSHGDHVSVLPEGFVVQASTDSLPIAAMSNRDRNIHAVQFHPEVRHSVQGNEMIRNFIYEVCGCEGDWTMSSFVEDMIKELRAEVGDKKVLCALSGGVDSSVVAILLHKAIGAQLTCMFIDHGLLRQGEGESVMETFVGKFDMKVVKIDAKDRFLGKLAGVSDPEQKRKIIGTEFIRVFEEESSKFDDFTFLAQGTLYTDIVESGTATAQTIKSHHNVGGLPKDMKFKLVEPLKTLFKDEVRKVGEECGLPAAIVWRQPFPGPGLAIRVLGEVTEDKLKIVRESDAILRDEIAKAGLDREIWQYFTALPGMKSVGVMGDGRTYSYTVGIRAVTSIDGMTADWARIPWDVLEKISVRIVNEVENVNRIVYDITSKPPATIEWE; this is encoded by the coding sequence ATGAGTAAACCGAGTGAAATGATCGTTGTTTTAGATTTTGGCGGACAATACAATCAATTGATTGCTAGACGAATCCGTGATTTGGGCGTATACAGCGAATTGCTGCCGCACAATACATCGGTTGATAAAATACGCGAGTTGAACCCGAAAGGGATCGTGTTCTCAGGCGGACCTGCCAGTGTTTATGGCGAAGGCGCTCCTGCTGTGGATGCGGGTGTCTACGATTTGGGCATTCCGATCTTGGGGATTTGTTACGGCATGCAGTTAATTGCTCACCAATTGAACGGTAAAGTTGAAGCTGCGCACACGCGTGAGTACGGCAAAGCTGATCTTGTTTTCTCAAGCGAAAACCCGTTGGTGAAAGGTCTTGATGCACAGCAAACGGTCTGGATGAGTCACGGTGACCACGTTTCCGTACTTCCTGAGGGTTTTGTGGTACAAGCAAGTACCGATTCACTGCCTATTGCTGCAATGAGCAACCGCGATCGCAACATTCATGCAGTTCAGTTCCACCCTGAGGTTCGTCACTCTGTTCAAGGAAACGAAATGATCCGCAACTTCATCTATGAAGTGTGTGGCTGTGAAGGTGACTGGACGATGTCTTCCTTCGTGGAAGATATGATTAAAGAGCTTCGTGCTGAGGTTGGCGATAAAAAAGTGCTTTGCGCACTAAGCGGCGGCGTAGATTCCTCCGTTGTTGCGATCCTGCTTCATAAAGCAATCGGCGCTCAATTGACATGTATGTTCATCGACCACGGTCTTCTGCGTCAAGGCGAAGGCGAGAGCGTCATGGAAACATTTGTAGGCAAATTCGATATGAAAGTTGTCAAAATAGATGCGAAAGACCGTTTCCTCGGCAAATTGGCTGGCGTTTCGGATCCAGAGCAAAAACGTAAAATCATCGGCACCGAATTCATTCGCGTGTTTGAAGAAGAGTCCAGCAAGTTTGATGACTTTACCTTCTTGGCACAAGGCACGTTATATACGGATATCGTAGAAAGCGGCACAGCAACCGCCCAAACGATCAAATCCCACCACAACGTTGGCGGACTGCCGAAAGATATGAAGTTCAAGCTCGTAGAACCACTCAAAACCTTGTTCAAAGACGAAGTACGTAAAGTGGGCGAAGAGTGCGGCCTTCCTGCGGCGATCGTATGGAGACAACCGTTCCCAGGGCCTGGTCTTGCGATTCGCGTCTTAGGTGAGGTTACCGAGGATAAGTTGAAAATCGTACGTGAATCCGACGCCATCCTGCGCGATGAAATCGCCAAAGCTGGCTTAGATCGCGAGATCTGGCAGTACTTCACAGCGCTGCCTGGCATGAAAAGCGTAGGCGTCATGGGTGACGGCCGTACGTATTCCTACACCGTCGGCATCCGCGCAGTAACGTCCATCGACGGCATGACCGCTGACTGGGCGCGTATCCCGTGGGATGTGCTCGAGAAGATCTCCGTTCGTATCGTGAACGAAGTCGAGAACGTCAACCGTATCGTGTATGACATCACGTCCAAGCCGCCGGCTACGATTGAGTGGGAATAG